Below is a window of bacterium DNA.
CACATGATGCTGGATGCTCGATGCTCGATCCTCGATGCTCGATCTTCGATGCTGGTAAAGGATTCAGTATCCAGGATCGAGCATCCAGGATCGAGGATCGAGGTTGTGTCTTTGTGCCTTTGTGGCTGAGGACTTACAAAAAATCAGTGTTTCATCTGTGTCCATCCGTGGCTGAATAGTTACGATTTGCTGGTGTGGGCTCAATTTCGCGGTATGGCCATCCTGACAATGGAGGAATTCCTGAAGGTAAATCTTCTTTATTTAATCACCGAGTTAAATGTAGGTGGGGCTGAAAAGGTCCTGGCCCGACTTGTGGCCGGGTTGAATAAAGAGCGCTATCGGGTTTTGGTCTGTTCTTTACAAAAAAAAGGGCCGGTGGCTGATGAGATAGAACGCAGCGGAATTAAGGTTGTTAGTTTGGATATGGAGGGAAAGCTGAATCTCAAGGCCCCGTTGAAACTTTTCTCCCTGCTGAAAAAAGAGAAAGTCGACATCCTCCACTCTTATCTCTTTCATGCTAATCTCCTAGCGCGAATAGTCGGCTGCTTAGCCAAGACGCCCATTATCATCTCCTCAGAGAGAATTATGGAGATGGAGGGACGACACCGGACAATTATAAATAGATTGACTGCCCCCTTAGCCGACTGTATCACAGCCAATTCTAATTCAGTCAGAGAATTTATCAGGTGCCGGATAGGCATTGATCCCCAAAAATTAGTGACCATATATAATGGTCTGGATGTCTCGAATTTTCGGGAAAAGGAAGACAGGGCAGAGGTAAAGAAGAAATGGGGCATTGCTCCGGATAAAGTGGTGATCGGTTGTGTGGCCCGATTGGATCCCCAGAAAGGGCATGAATATCTTTTTAAAGCAGCCGTCAAGGTAGTGGATAGGCATCCCGAGGTGGTCTTCTTACTGGTAGGCTATGGCCCGCTCAGGAAAAAATTAGAAGATATGGCGGAAGAATTAGGATTGGCCTCAAAGGTTATCTTCACCGGGGCCTGTAATGATGTCCCCCAGATGCTTTCGATAATGGACATCTTTGTTCTTCCCTCACTCTACGAAGGCTTTCCTAATGCGGTGCTTGAAGCCATGGCGGCTTCAAGGCCGGTAATTGCTACCTCAGTGGCCGGCACTCCCGAAATAGTAATGCACCACCAGACAGGCATCCTGGTGCCGAGAGCAAATCCGGAAGCACTGGCTGAGGCCGTCAACACGCTCCTTCAAAATCCGGAAAGGGCCAGGGAAATGGGACAGGCTGGTCGGTTACGGGTGGAAGATTATTTTAGTCTAGAGAAAATGGTCAAAAAAACAGAGGAATTGTATGAAAAGCTAATCGAAAAAAAGCGGGGAGCATTATGAAAAACTACAAATTCTGGGTCAGCATTCTACTTAGCATTTTTTTCCTCTGGCTGGCCGTGCGAGGGGTCGACCTTGATGAGATGATAGAAGCGATTGCTAAGGTTAGTTGGGTTTATATTATTCCTATCGGAGTGGTCAGCTTAAGCACTTTTATTCTCCGGGCCTTCCGGTGGAGGTACCTGCTCAGTTATGAAAAACACATCAGGCTTCACTCACTTTTTTCCTATACCATTATTGGGTTTATGGCCAACAATGTCTTTCCTTTACGGATTGGCGAGCTGGTTCGGGCTTACATTATTGGCAAAAAGGAAGAAATCTCTAAGATCCGCTCTTTAGCCACTATTATCATGGAGCGAATATTCGATGGCCTATCTTTACTTTTTTTTCTAACCCTGGTTCTGCTTTACCACCCTGGTTTTCCTGATTGGGTAAAAGAAATGGGTCTGATGCTGGCCCCTGTCTTCTTTCTTGCTTTTGGCGGGCTTATTGTATTGGAGTGGCATCAAGACTGGTTCCTGAAGTTTACCCATTGGCTGACGGGACATATTTCACCTAAACTGTCAAGTAGAGTAGTGGGCAGTTTACAGTCCTTTATCCACGGACTGGCTATCTTACGTCGAATAGATCATCTTCTGATAACTTTTTTTCTCTCTTTAGCCCTTTGGGTAGTTTATGCCGGTATGTTCTACCTGGCCCTTCAGGCTTTTCATATCCATCATTTACCCTTGTATGCTTCTTTGTTCGTTCTGACAGTGACTGCCTTTGGGGTGATGCTCCCTTCTTCACCTGGTTTTATCGGCCCCTTTCAGTATTTTTGCGCCAAGGCCCTTCTTCTGATGGGGCTTAAAGATAAAAGCCTGGCTTTAAGCTATGCCTTCTTCCTTCACGCTATTCAGTATGTCCTTATTACTTTAGTTGGTTTGGGCTATCTTTGGAAGGAAAATCTCTCCTTTAGTGATCTGAAGAAGGCCAAGGAAACGAATGAAGTTTAAGGCAGGAGGAGGTTAAGGCCGGTTACAGAAGTTACCGACGGAAAACCTGGGCGTCGGGGAAGGGATTCCAGCAACCCCGGCGAGCCTGGAAAGCAGGGACACAAATCTCTGGAATCAGCCTGCCGAACGACAACGTTGAAGCGTACACAGGGCACCACACAGACCGTAG
It encodes the following:
- a CDS encoding glycosyltransferase — protein: MAILTMEEFLKVNLLYLITELNVGGAEKVLARLVAGLNKERYRVLVCSLQKKGPVADEIERSGIKVVSLDMEGKLNLKAPLKLFSLLKKEKVDILHSYLFHANLLARIVGCLAKTPIIISSERIMEMEGRHRTIINRLTAPLADCITANSNSVREFIRCRIGIDPQKLVTIYNGLDVSNFREKEDRAEVKKKWGIAPDKVVIGCVARLDPQKGHEYLFKAAVKVVDRHPEVVFLLVGYGPLRKKLEDMAEELGLASKVIFTGACNDVPQMLSIMDIFVLPSLYEGFPNAVLEAMAASRPVIATSVAGTPEIVMHHQTGILVPRANPEALAEAVNTLLQNPERAREMGQAGRLRVEDYFSLEKMVKKTEELYEKLIEKKRGAL
- a CDS encoding lysylphosphatidylglycerol synthase transmembrane domain-containing protein, which codes for MKNYKFWVSILLSIFFLWLAVRGVDLDEMIEAIAKVSWVYIIPIGVVSLSTFILRAFRWRYLLSYEKHIRLHSLFSYTIIGFMANNVFPLRIGELVRAYIIGKKEEISKIRSLATIIMERIFDGLSLLFFLTLVLLYHPGFPDWVKEMGLMLAPVFFLAFGGLIVLEWHQDWFLKFTHWLTGHISPKLSSRVVGSLQSFIHGLAILRRIDHLLITFFLSLALWVVYAGMFYLALQAFHIHHLPLYASLFVLTVTAFGVMLPSSPGFIGPFQYFCAKALLLMGLKDKSLALSYAFFLHAIQYVLITLVGLGYLWKENLSFSDLKKAKETNEV